In the Tenrec ecaudatus isolate mTenEca1 chromosome 16, mTenEca1.hap1, whole genome shotgun sequence genome, one interval contains:
- the LOC142429474 gene encoding phospholipase A2, minor isoenzyme-like translates to MKLLVLAALLSVTASMELDLRPRALWDFFFMLHCPKPYRNVWDYSDYGCYCGLGGSGTPVDELDRCCQAHDSCYQRADDLLSCKFTPGNAYTTSYKYKCSNNEIICSSSNNKCQAFICECDRNAAICFSKAPYNPANKNLNFWEHCQS, encoded by the exons ATGAAGCTCCTTGTGCTGGCTGCTCTGCTCTCAG TGACTGCCTCAATGGAATTGGACTTAAGACCTCGGGCATTGTGGGATTTCTTTTTCATGCTCCACTGTCCCAAGCCCTACAGAAACGTCTGGGATTACAGCGACTACGGCTGCTACTGTGGCCTGGGCGGATCCGGCACTCCAGTCGATGAGCTGGACAG gtGTTGCCAGGCTCATGACTCCTGCTACCAGCGGGCCGATGATCTGTTAAGCTGTAAATTCACCCCAGGAAATGCCTACACCACATCCTACAAATATAAATGTTCCAACAATGAAATCATCTGCAGCA GCAGCAACAACAAATGCCAGGCCTTCATCTGTGAGTGTGACCGCAATGCTGCCATCTGCTTTTCAAAGGCACCATACAACCCAGCTAACAAGAATCTGAACTTCTGGGAGCACTGTCAGAGCTGA